A part of Sinorhizobium chiapasense genomic DNA contains:
- the mutL gene encoding DNA mismatch repair endonuclease MutL: MVIKQLSETLINQIAAGEVIERPASAAKELIENALDAGATRIEIATAGGGKTLLRVTDNGGGMSLADLALAVQRHCTSKVSDSLTDIRTLGFRGEALPSIGSVARLSITTRTAGANEGAAIAIAGGKTEAVRPSPANVGTVVEVRDLFFATPARLKFMKSEKAEAAAISEVVRRMAIAFPKVRFVLSGSDRTTLEFPATGEDRLARMAQVLGKDFRDNAIEIDAEREDARLTGFAGVPTFNRGNSLQQYVFVNGRPVQDKLILSAIRAAYAETIPQGRYPVAVLSIELDPALVDVNVHPAKSDVRFRDPGLIRGLLIGAIREALARGGDRAATTGANGMMRAFRPEMQRPAQPWTPAASPYRPMHFSQTANGFAEAPQRAFAEFSQPSARSTALAEETSVSDVTPPSFPLGAARAQLHENYIVAQTNDGLVIVDQHAAHERLVFETMRTALHSRPVPAQSLLIPEIVDLPEDDCDRLMAHAEEFARLGLAIERFGPGAIAVRETPAMLGEMDAVGLVRQLADELAEWDTANGLAGRLEYLAATMACHGSVRSGRRMRTEEMNALLRQMEATPGSGQCNHGRPTYIELKLSDIERLFGRS; encoded by the coding sequence ATGGTCATCAAGCAACTTTCAGAAACGCTCATCAACCAGATTGCCGCCGGTGAGGTCATCGAGCGGCCTGCCAGCGCTGCCAAGGAATTGATCGAGAATGCGCTCGACGCGGGTGCGACCAGGATCGAGATCGCGACCGCCGGCGGCGGCAAGACGCTGCTCAGGGTAACCGACAACGGCGGCGGCATGTCGCTCGCCGATCTCGCCCTGGCGGTTCAGCGCCATTGCACCTCCAAGGTCAGCGATAGCCTCACGGATATCCGGACCCTCGGCTTTCGCGGCGAGGCCCTGCCCTCGATCGGATCGGTCGCGCGCCTGTCGATCACGACGCGAACGGCCGGCGCCAATGAGGGCGCGGCGATTGCAATCGCAGGCGGCAAGACCGAAGCCGTGCGCCCGTCACCGGCCAATGTCGGCACCGTCGTCGAGGTGCGCGATCTTTTCTTCGCGACCCCCGCGCGGCTCAAATTCATGAAATCGGAAAAGGCCGAGGCTGCCGCGATTTCCGAGGTCGTCCGCCGCATGGCGATCGCCTTCCCGAAGGTGCGCTTCGTGCTTTCCGGCTCCGATCGCACGACGCTCGAGTTCCCCGCCACCGGCGAGGACCGGCTGGCGCGGATGGCGCAGGTGCTCGGCAAGGATTTCCGCGACAATGCGATCGAGATCGACGCCGAACGGGAGGATGCCCGGCTTACGGGCTTTGCCGGCGTGCCGACCTTCAATCGCGGCAACTCGCTTCAGCAATATGTCTTTGTTAATGGCCGACCGGTGCAGGACAAGCTCATCCTGTCTGCGATTCGTGCCGCCTATGCCGAAACCATCCCCCAAGGACGCTACCCGGTTGCCGTCCTGTCGATCGAACTCGATCCGGCGCTTGTCGATGTCAATGTCCATCCGGCGAAGTCGGACGTCCGGTTTCGCGATCCGGGCCTGATCCGAGGGCTGCTTATCGGCGCGATCCGCGAGGCGCTCGCGCGCGGTGGAGACCGCGCTGCGACGACCGGCGCAAATGGGATGATGCGTGCCTTCCGGCCGGAGATGCAGAGGCCAGCGCAACCGTGGACGCCTGCAGCTTCGCCCTACCGGCCGATGCATTTCAGCCAGACTGCGAACGGCTTCGCGGAGGCTCCACAGCGAGCCTTTGCGGAATTCTCGCAGCCGTCGGCGCGCTCCACCGCTCTGGCCGAAGAAACAAGCGTTTCTGACGTAACCCCGCCATCCTTTCCGCTTGGCGCTGCGCGTGCGCAGCTTCATGAAAACTACATCGTCGCGCAGACGAATGATGGCCTTGTTATCGTCGATCAGCACGCCGCGCACGAACGCCTTGTCTTCGAGACGATGCGGACGGCGCTCCATTCCCGCCCGGTGCCCGCGCAGAGCCTGCTCATCCCGGAGATCGTCGACCTTCCCGAGGACGACTGCGATCGGCTGATGGCGCATGCGGAGGAATTCGCCCGTCTCGGTCTCGCGATCGAACGCTTCGGGCCGGGGGCGATCGCAGTACGCGAGACGCCGGCGATGCTGGGCGAAATGGATGCGGTCGGCCTGGTGCGGCAGCTTGCCGACGAGCTTGCGGAATGGGATACCGCCAACGGCCTTGCGGGGCGGCTCGAATATCTCGCTGCGACAATGGCCTGCCACGGCTCGGTTCGCTCAGGCCGCCGGATGCGGACGGAGGAGATGAACGCGCTGCTTCGCCAGATGGAAGCAACACCTGGCTCCGGCCAATGCAATCATGGCCGGCCAACCTACATCGAGCTGAAGCTTTCGGACATCGAACGTCTCTTCGGCCGCAGCTGA
- a CDS encoding response regulator: protein MSDVASGGADINRIILESSCDALGLALLVCGRDDTILFASPSILQFFPVPARLLTPGTRLRDFLGAVYDTGVRPGTLPENSRRRANREDWIAEHMALHWRERYESVERAGRTRWVSLRKRRLSSGIGILSVTDVSEQKKRDEQLQTDLERVELTEEILDAQPNPICVKDRNLNYIAVNKAFCTIHELSQEAILGRSAWDLVDAELAERFEQSDRSVLETGKPHSEAEHIVRADGSDLWVVTRKYRIGMPGRHFVVTCMNDVTDIAAWYHGTGDNTGSSGLQILDYSIFAPAQNFYDPFRALNVQQLVEAGSMIETLPARGLRVLLATGDRGAEERLVARLRGSGLDACAVRNSNELQAFALAAERSGVKLDILVLDGAFRDVERVLAGWHASPVLKISDGIDAGNLLAEIFRVCAERPQPRSSLSQADWGISFEGDVAPGTHAPEIEVLVAEDNQINQFVFAQILEGLGVSHRIAANGREAVELWHELQPALVLMDISMPVMNGFDAAVAIRDAEKGTGRRTPIIAVTAQALDIDLRQCEASGMDDHIMKPVSPDMIEAVLRKYMPAGNMRAAG, encoded by the coding sequence ATGAGCGATGTGGCGTCGGGCGGCGCAGACATCAACAGGATCATTCTCGAGTCGAGCTGCGATGCGCTTGGCCTCGCTTTGCTTGTCTGCGGTCGAGACGATACGATCCTGTTCGCCAGCCCCTCGATCCTGCAATTCTTCCCGGTACCAGCCCGCCTGTTGACGCCCGGCACTCGCCTCCGCGACTTTCTCGGCGCAGTCTACGATACCGGTGTGCGTCCTGGGACGTTGCCTGAGAACAGCCGCAGGCGAGCGAACAGGGAAGACTGGATCGCCGAGCACATGGCGCTTCATTGGCGCGAGCGCTACGAGAGTGTCGAGCGGGCCGGTCGGACGCGCTGGGTCTCATTGCGCAAGCGCCGACTGTCGAGCGGTATCGGCATATTGTCCGTCACCGATGTTTCCGAACAGAAGAAGCGCGACGAACAGCTTCAGACCGACCTCGAACGCGTGGAATTGACGGAAGAAATCCTCGACGCGCAGCCCAATCCAATCTGCGTCAAAGATCGAAACCTCAACTACATCGCCGTCAACAAGGCGTTCTGCACGATCCATGAGCTTTCCCAGGAGGCGATCCTCGGGCGCTCCGCGTGGGACCTCGTCGACGCTGAACTGGCGGAGCGGTTCGAACAGTCGGACCGATCGGTGCTCGAAACCGGCAAGCCACACTCGGAGGCCGAACATATCGTTCGCGCCGACGGCAGCGATCTCTGGGTCGTGACACGCAAATATCGCATCGGCATGCCCGGCCGTCATTTTGTCGTGACCTGCATGAACGACGTTACCGATATCGCGGCCTGGTATCACGGTACGGGCGACAACACGGGTAGCAGCGGCCTTCAGATTCTGGACTACAGCATCTTTGCGCCTGCGCAGAATTTCTACGATCCCTTCCGCGCGTTGAATGTTCAGCAGCTGGTCGAGGCGGGTTCGATGATCGAGACCCTGCCCGCGCGCGGACTGCGCGTGCTGCTTGCGACGGGCGACCGAGGCGCGGAGGAACGGCTCGTGGCGCGTCTGCGCGGTTCCGGTCTCGACGCCTGCGCCGTGCGAAACAGCAACGAGCTCCAGGCTTTCGCGCTGGCCGCCGAGCGTTCCGGGGTAAAGCTCGATATCCTGGTGCTCGACGGCGCGTTCCGGGACGTCGAGCGTGTCCTTGCGGGCTGGCATGCAAGCCCTGTGCTCAAGATCTCCGACGGCATCGACGCAGGCAACCTGCTTGCGGAGATCTTTCGCGTTTGCGCCGAGCGTCCGCAGCCGCGGTCGTCGCTTTCGCAGGCGGACTGGGGGATCTCCTTCGAAGGCGACGTTGCGCCCGGGACGCATGCGCCCGAGATCGAAGTGCTGGTCGCCGAGGACAACCAGATCAATCAGTTCGTCTTCGCCCAGATACTGGAGGGGCTCGGGGTCTCCCACCGGATCGCCGCGAATGGCAGGGAGGCAGTGGAACTCTGGCACGAACTTCAGCCGGCATTGGTTCTCATGGACATATCGATGCCGGTGATGAACGGCTTTGACGCCGCAGTCGCCATTCGCGACGCCGAAAAGGGGACAGGGCGGCGGACGCCGATCATCGCGGTGACCGCGCAGGCGCTGGACATCGACCTCAGGCAATGCGAAGCGTCGGGGATGGATGACCACATCATGAAACCGGTCAGCCCGGACATGATCGAGGCGGTGCTCAGAAAATACATGCCCGCCGGGAACATGCGCGCCGCCGGCTAA
- a CDS encoding putative bifunctional diguanylate cyclase/phosphodiesterase, which produces MWRQVASHEIIDAPHPVPLLDQLTGLGNGRHLRQKVCELAAERASDPAPFTIGLANLDGFKPINDLFGPEAGDQILRQVAHRLKACVPEGATVTRTADDEFAFVLPLIFERKGAEKLGRVLKEVLSAPFDLGDRNVRLSASFGFAVYPFAGSSFEDLLKSADTALYRSKRRGRGQITVYSQEIAQEMKRATQIEQALRNAIIADQVDVHFQPIVDLRSDTVVGFEALARWCDADLGYVSPSVFVPLAEERGFIESLAETLLRKAAQAALSWPKELFLSFNLSSAQLMDPATSSRLLSIIHQVGLDPRRLELEITETAVMADADVAQRIVSDLRAAGVRVSLDDFGTGQSSLGRLRDFSFDKVKIDRAFVSRISADRASEHIIKAIVSMCEGLELEVVAEGIEDFAEALKLKALGCGMGQGYFYGKPADAVATMRYLSDRYREVAASR; this is translated from the coding sequence ATGTGGAGGCAGGTCGCCAGTCATGAGATCATTGACGCGCCGCACCCGGTGCCCCTCCTGGATCAATTGACAGGGCTGGGTAACGGCCGGCATCTGCGCCAGAAGGTCTGCGAACTTGCCGCGGAACGTGCGAGCGACCCGGCGCCGTTTACCATCGGCCTTGCCAATCTCGATGGCTTCAAGCCGATCAACGACCTGTTCGGGCCGGAAGCCGGCGATCAGATCCTCCGCCAGGTCGCGCACCGTCTGAAAGCCTGCGTTCCGGAAGGTGCGACCGTGACGCGCACCGCCGACGACGAGTTCGCCTTCGTGCTGCCGCTGATCTTCGAGCGCAAGGGCGCGGAAAAACTGGGCCGGGTCCTGAAAGAGGTGCTGTCGGCTCCCTTCGATCTTGGCGACCGCAACGTCCGGCTCTCTGCGTCCTTCGGTTTTGCGGTCTACCCTTTCGCAGGCAGCAGCTTTGAAGACCTGCTGAAGAGCGCCGACACCGCGCTTTATCGGTCGAAGCGGCGCGGGCGGGGCCAGATCACCGTCTATTCGCAGGAGATCGCCCAGGAAATGAAACGCGCGACGCAGATTGAACAGGCGTTGCGCAACGCGATCATCGCCGACCAGGTCGACGTACATTTCCAGCCCATCGTCGACCTTCGCAGCGATACGGTGGTCGGCTTCGAAGCACTGGCGAGATGGTGCGACGCGGACCTCGGCTACGTCTCGCCCTCGGTCTTCGTGCCGCTTGCCGAAGAGCGCGGCTTCATCGAGTCGCTGGCGGAAACGTTGCTGCGCAAGGCGGCGCAGGCCGCCCTTTCCTGGCCGAAGGAACTCTTCCTTTCCTTCAACCTGTCTTCGGCGCAGCTGATGGATCCGGCGACCAGCTCGCGCCTGCTGTCGATCATCCACCAGGTCGGGCTCGACCCTCGTCGCCTGGAACTCGAGATTACCGAGACGGCAGTAATGGCGGACGCCGATGTGGCGCAGAGGATCGTTTCCGACTTGCGGGCGGCCGGCGTGCGCGTGTCGCTCGACGATTTCGGCACAGGGCAATCGAGCCTCGGCCGCTTGCGCGATTTTTCCTTCGACAAGGTGAAGATCGACCGCGCCTTCGTTTCCCGCATCTCAGCCGATCGCGCATCGGAGCATATCATCAAGGCCATCGTTTCGATGTGCGAGGGACTGGAGCTCGAGGTCGTCGCCGAAGGCATCGAGGATTTCGCTGAAGCGCTGAAGTTGAAAGCGCTTGGCTGCGGCATGGGGCAGGGCTATTTCTACGGAAAGCCGGCGGACGCCGTTGCGACGATGCGTTATCTTTCGGATCGCTATCGCGAGGTCGCGGCCTCCCGCTGA